The sequence GAGTCTGATCCCTTTGTGCATACTTCACTCATTAATATGTATGCCCAGAATGGTGAATTGGGCTATGCTGAATTGGTTTTCAGTAAGAGTTCTCTTCGGGATGCGGTTTCTTTTACTGCCCTGATCACGGGTTATACTTTGCGGGGTTGTTTGGATGATGCAAGACGGCTTTTTGAAGAAATTCCAGTGAGAGATGCAGTGTCTTGGAATGCTATGATTGCTGGGTATGCCCAAAGTGGTCGATTTGAAGAGGCATTGGCGTTCTTTCAAGAGATGAAAAGAGCCAATGTTGCACCAAATGAGAGCACAATGGTAACTGTCCTTTCAGCTTGTGCTCAGTCTGGTTCTCTTGAATTGGGCAATTGGGTTCGGTCTTGGATTGAAGACCATGGACTTGGTTCGAATCTTCGTCTTGTTAACGCTCTTATTGACATGTACTCAAAGTGTGGTGATTTGGACAAAGCTAGGGATTTGTTTGAGGGGATATGTGAAAAGGATATAATCTCCTGGAATGTTATGATAGGTGGTTATTCTCATATGAACAGCTATAAAGAGGCCTTGGCTCTCTTTCGGAAAATGCAGCAATCAAATGTAGAGCCTAATGATGTCACTTTCGTAAACATTCTTCCTGCTTGTGCTTACTTGGGTGCTCTTGATCTTGGTAAATGGATTCATGCTTATATAGACAAAAAATTTGTAGGTTTAACCAATACCTCCCTTTGGACGAGTCTCATCGATATGTATGCAAAATGTGGAAATATAGAGGCTGCAAAACAAGTCTTTGCTGGTATGAAACCTAAAAGCTTGGGTTCTTGGAATGCAATGATATCAGGACTAGCTATGCATGGGCATGCAAATATGGCCCTTGAGCTTTTCAGACAAATGAGAGATGAAGGATTTGAACCAGATGATATCACTTTTGTTGGGGTTTTATCAGCTTGCAGCCATGCTGGTTTGGTAGAACTCGGTCGTCAATGTTTTAGCTCAATGGTTGAAGATTATGACATTTCACCAAAACTGCAACACTATGGCTGTATGATAGATCTACTAGGCCGAGCAGGGCTATTTGATGAAGCAGAAGCCCTGATGAAGAACATGGAGATGAAGCCAGATGGTGCTATATGGGGTTCTCTACTTGGAGCTTGCAGGGTCCATGGAAATGTAGAGTTGGGGGAATTTGCTGCTAAACACCTTTTTGAATTAGAGCCTGAAAACCCTGGGGCGTATGTGcttttatcaaacatttatgCAACCGCTGGTAGATGGGATGATGTAGCAAGAATAAGAACCAAGCTGAACGATAAGGGGATGAAGAAGGTCCCTGGATGTAGCTCAATTGAGGTGGATAGTGTTGTTCACGAGTTTCTTGTTGGTGACAAAGTACATGAACAGAGCCAAGACATATATAAGATGTTGGATGAAATAGATCAGCTTTTGGAGAAAGCCGGGCATGTGCCTGATACATCTGAGGTGCTCTATGACATGGATGAGGAGTGGAAAGAAGGGTCCTTGAGTCATCATAGTGAGAAGTTGGCCATTGCCTTTGGGCTGATTAGTACAAAGCCAGAGACTACTATCAGGATAGTGAAGAATCTTCGTGTATGTGGAAATTGTCATTCAGCAATAAAGCTGATAAGCAAGATATTCAACAGAGAGATTATTGCTAGAGATCGGAACCGTTTTCACCATTTCAAAGATGGTTCTTGTTCATGTATGGACTATTGGTGAAACTTGGTTGCTTACAGAAGGAATAATAACTTCCCAGACTATTTTCTAGAGAAATCCAATCATATGGATTGATCAAGAAAAGGTGCATCACAACAAAGAGAAAGCAACAGTGAAGCTTAATCCTTGGGTAACAGTTGGATGATGGAAAGATCGCAAAATTCTGAGTGGAATGAGCTTGTGCAGCTTGCTGCTTAGTAGTTTGAGATGATTGTTGCAGTCATCCTTGAGACATGGTCTTACTGTGAAAGACTTGGAGGTAGACTCTGGAGCTACCAGGCACATGAGGCCACTGCTAATGGTTGGTGGGGTGAGAGTTTCTTCCCAAATCTTGGATGAACACCATGAGCCAGATATTTCGTCCAAACCTAGTCAGTTCCTACTTGAAAAACAAACTGAGATATTACTGGAAAGGTTTTCTGTGATTAGGGGTTTTCATGGATGTAGCAGATATTAAAACACAACTTTCTATTTTGGTTACTTGATTAGCTTCATGTGATGCGCAACATGGTAGATTGGGATATGTAAATTTTCCTaatatcaagaaaatgaaagaaactgaTCTGATGCCTAACATATCCATAACCCAATAATGTGAAATATGAAACTTGTATTGGATCTTATAAATCAACTAAGTAAAACTGAGCTATAGACTTGGAGATTAGGCCTCAGAGTTGAGATAGGGCTCAGAGCTTGGAAGAGACTTGAGTGTTTGAGCTTCAAGAGCCTCAGTCATCATTGAAGTTCAAGAGTATGCCAGAGATGGAAGAAGAAGCAAATGAAAAACAGGAGGATTGACAATTCATTATTGCATGTATGTATACAAATGGAAAACAACCAACGAGATGAATACAAGGTCAAAAAATTCTGTCAAAAGAAAGCCATCAAGGAGCTGGAGAAAAACAGATGAATACAAGGTCAAATTCAGAAGGTTGGTATGTCAATCAAACCAATGTTCCTTCACTTTGCAAGTAGTCGTCGTGCGCGCTGATTGGCACCTTTCACACGAGCATTTAGCTCATCAACATCATCACTGAGATGATCAAGAGCTTTATTTTGTCTGCATTTAcaataattagttaaaaaactaataaaaaagaaaactgaaaGTGAAAAATTGGTAGAGGAGGAGGGTAAGAAGAAGAGAAGTTACCTATCAAGTTCAGATCCCATGTCAGCAGCCATATTCTTCAGGTCCCCCAAGATATTACTCAGGTCAGAAAGGGCATCGTCTTGTTTCAACATCTCTCCCTGGTACAATAACCACATATGGATAAGGATAGTTAGATCAGATGTGGAAGAAGATGGTGCCAAAATGATGGTATACCTAATcattaatgaaaaaacaaaccTCAACTTGCTGCATGGCAGCTGTTGGTTCAGGACCAGGTGCTCGAGAAGTTGTCCGTCCTTTCGGTGCTGGGGCTAAGCCCAGCTTTTGCCTCTGCTCCAAGCTGGCTGGCCCTCCTTTGGAGTCTTCACCTGTTAATCAACAAATAATCGAAAATCAAACATGAACATGATTACTAGATCAAATATGAATAAATGAGGCAACCAACTGCATTGAGAAAAGAATAACTACTTGTGATAAGAGGCCCTGTAATATCTTTGGATTTCTTTGGCTTCCAAGTCCTGGAGAACATGCCCCCAAGGTTGCCCAAAAGCTTCTCACCCTGAAATTAACAACCATGGACAAACATGCATCACCAGTAAACTTCAGTTAAAAGAAAACCAGAGCATCAAAAGAAAACTGATattattgtgaaaatttgaCCAGCAAAACCATGCCAGAGATCATTTCTTAGATGACGGACACCCCAAGTCCTAGTAAGCCAGCTTCTTCCCACCCTTCCTTTTTCCAAAACTCATCAGAAGTTATGGTCTAGAAATCCTTAGTCTGTGACCAAATTATTTATTCTACCCCAAGCCTACACCAAAAGGGAAAATTCACCAACTCCATGACTTCAATCAGAGACTGCATTGGCACTTCCAAGAACAAAAGCTTTAAGATTTCCAGTCCTCAGCCCAAGGTTTCCTCCCCTAGATGAACAGAATAAATGAAAGTGGATACAGGTCTAAAAGCTATAACAATACTGGTCATCATCCCATAATTGCATACACACATATTCCCACAACAATTGAAATGGATTCATAAGCAAAAATGGGAATACCTTGCTCAAATCCTTATCCATATCAGCAGCCATCATATGGGTCCTGGTGATTTGCTCACCCTGCTGATGCAAAGTGGCAAGGGTATTGGTAGCATCCTCCCTAATGTCCTCAGCTATCTTCAGGCAGTTGTTGACAGTCTTGGTAGTCTCCTTAGCCTTGTATGCAGCATAATTCTCCAGCTCCTGCACACTCTGGTTCTCTAGCCCTCCCGAGTCGCGAAAATCGTTCTTGTACTGGTCCTCAATGTTGAAGTTTAGTCCAGGGAGTGTAGGCTCAGAAGCAGCTCGTTTTGAGTCTCTATGGATTTGCTTGGAATCATTTTCAGTATCAGAATCAAAAGGGTTAGAAGGTCCTGGTCCTGGGTCAACTGCATTGTGCTTAAAAACTTTATTCATGGGAGATTTCATAAACCCGAACATCATTGGAATGAGCTAATTAGCAGAAATAAGATGAATAATTATTTGGTTTACACTCCAAGAGGGGCACAACTGATGAAGGTGGAATCCACTCGAATAATGAAGATTCAACAATGGCACCTGAAAAGGagtgattaattaataataatgaaggtTAAGCAATCAAAAAAGTGATAAGCAACAATGAGAAACAAATTAGAAGTGAAATCAAGCAAGGAACCCCATGAAAGCAAAATTCCACATGAATTTGAAACTCCCAATCCTGCATTTGGGTGTTGAGAAAATgtaggacaaaaaaaaaaaaatattgtccaGATGGCTGAGAAATTGCGGGAAAGAAACTGAAAAATAAGGCATCTCCAAGTAAGGTCAGACTTGAAATGGCAAGTTCCCTTTCCTTCCTTCAATTTCccaccaaccaaacagaatAGGGTTCTTCAACATTTAGACATTTCATgaaaccaataaaataaaacccaatgctgaaaaaaaaaattccacataAGGGGTGCATTCCTCAACTCTATTTCATGATTTGCCCAAACTAAAGACAAATATACATGTATGGGTTCGATTTGATGtgggttttccttttcttcttcttcttcattcttGGAAACCAAGCCAAAACAAAACAGGATATAAATGGAAGAACTGAGCCAAACAGACAAAAAGTTGATTGGTAACAGAAATTTCAAATCAGAGAAACCCAACAGGAACTTAAGATGAGGAAGCAACATCAAAATAAGCCCAACAAAGAGAGATTTTACATACATATAACAAATGGGGTACCTGGAATCTGAAGCaaataagaggaaaagaaaCTGAAAATTGGAGGTATTGAACGAAAGTTTCATACACATATTCTATGTCTGTGTATGAAACTTGAGATATGGGGAgcggagagagaaagagagaggttTTTTCTTTAAGACCTTGCTCTCTTCCAAGACAAATCGAACAGATGGAAGGCGCCGCGGAAAAGCAGAGAGATCCCCAACACGCCATTTTTAGACCGTTGGGttccttcatttcaaatttattttgtttttattataaaaaaaataaaaaaaataaaaaattttaatcagTTTTCCgcaaataaaattagtttcaaacaaaaagacaaaaaaagtcCCACCAAGAGTaccattattttttacttatggAAAAAGCACCACCACTAAGGTGGTGCCATCTGTATATTctaatatcatatatttgtatGTTCATATAATGATCTAAATTTTACCTATACTTTTAACcgtctaaatttaaaaattgatgtaCATTGTCAATAAATCTAAACATGACCAATTCATGCAAGCTCCTCTTACTGGTTGAAAATTTCTAGATATATTATGTCCCCAAAATATCGGTTTATCGGCAGCCACCATAGAAATATTGGGACGATATTTCCACGAATTCAGGATTTTTCAGCAATTTTGGCTTGTTGCATGCGTTGTGACTTGTAGGCCAAAACAAGCAAACTCAACTTTGGGCTCATCACCGGACTACGTTACTACCTCATTATATTGTATTCGCCATAATAAACATATACTAAAACCTTacgtaaaaacaaaatattaaaaaaaaatattttaataaacaaattaattctaattcttttatttttaaatttcatttaattcatcactaaaaatataaaaaaatattgtgataattttcttaacaatttttttatataatttatatataaattaaatattaaaaattaaaaaattaaaaaatttattcatatatcattatttattttatatcatttaatacaattaaattaaaatgaatcataattttaatattaaatatatcataatcaaatatcacaatattattatcaaataatattttatgtaatttaataataaatataaatttataaaatttatatttttttatcaacgtgtacgatattattatcaaatataattaattatatcatatgcatatataattttttttatatatataaaacaactttaaaatgtttattattatttattatatcatttttagaatttttcttaatattttcataaattttggttaattttagACCCatcgatattttgtatcaaaatatccgACGATATATCTATGATATATtcgatatatttttaaaatcgaaATACCAATATATTCATGATTAACGATATTTTCATCCCTAGCTGTCAAGAGAATCCTACGCTATCTAGCTGATACCCTTCACCATAGATTCCATCTCCAATGTAGCTCCAACTCACACCTCAACTTAACAAGGTTTTGTGATGCTAATTGGGCATAGATGTTGATGATCACCACTCCACATCAGGATACTACATTTTTCTTGGTCCAAACTTGGTTTCCTGACACTTTTGAAAGCAACATATAGTCTCTAAATCTTCCACCGAGGTAGAATATCATAGTGTAGCTACCTTAGTTGTTGAAATTTATTAGTTGCAGTCTCTCCTCAAAGAATTAAACATATCTTCCTCCACAACTCTGGTCATCTGGTGTGACAACCTTAACATAGTGTACCTCTCAACTAATCATGTTCTTCATGCTCAGACTAAGCATATcaagattgattttattttgttcgaGAAAAAGTTCTTCAAAAACAAATCCACATCCATCATGTTCTTTCTACTGATCAACTAGCAAATGTTTTCACTAAGATAATTCCTAACTCTAGATTCCTCACCATGCATGCCAAACTCAATGTTAGGTTAAGTCCTCCCTGAGTTTGAGAGGGGTTGTTAATGAACTCAGTTGAGTTAGTTTTCGATTTCAGTTAGTTTCAATTGATCACTTATGTTAAAACTAATCCCTTAAGTTAGTTATACGCATCAACAACTACTTAAACACATATATAAATTACAGAAGCGTAATGTAATTTTTCTTCTAAGAAATAAGAACAAAAGCATTAGTTTGCttgtttctctttctctctcattctaATCTTTTCTGTCATTCCATTTTATCAAACAAGTATCTCGATAATGGTCACATTGCTTTTTATACCTAAGTCCATCTTagatttcatttctttatattttgctcttaatttttgttaaacCCACTTATCCCCACGTTCCGAACCCACCTCATTCTCATACAAGGAACACTTTCAAGCACTCGttatatattttccattttcaatcaatttgtcaatcaaaatttcaatattgaATTTCACTCATTTTGCATTGTCATGTTCTACCACGTATTTAATCGATATGTCACTAATTACATTTGAACCTTTGAAGCAAAAAGCCTCATTGAAGTGCATAGATTGGATTGATGATGTATAAAACAAAATGTTTAACTCATCTTTAACTAATTTAGCTTATTAATAATAGGAATAACTAATCTAAGTGTAATTACTTTATTTTGATatggtttgattttttttttttctgtttaaaaacaaagattgttatattttttttttattaatttaggtCAAAACCAAAAGActcataattaaatattatgcaCCAAATTAATACGATCAATACTCATAGTATGTTAGACAACTTTGCAGGGGCGAGTCTAATTTTGCTTTAGACAactaaaattgttaaaaatataaaataaatcgaTTCGAATGGGTTGTTGGGTCGATTTTATTGGTTCAATCAGTATTCGGATATCACCCGCCAATTGGCATCCATGTGAGGGTTGCCCCCGAAACGGGTCGGGTTAAGCGGGACTCGTTAGGAAAGAATGAACACCATATAAAATGGTTCCACATGGCAGCGGAAAAACCCTAGAGACGGAAACCCTAGTTCAGAGTCTCCGATTGCGGTTGGTTGAGCGAAGCTTCCATTTGCAGCCATGGAGACTGCGAAAGCCGCAAGAACTGTGAAAGACGTTTCTCCTCACGAGTTCGTCAAGGCCTATTCTTCTCACCTCAAGCGATCTGGGAAGGTACCATTCATTGCTTCGCTTTTGTTAGTTTTGCTCGGATTTGATGTCTAAGATCTTTCCTTTTTCCGTCAAAATGTTCTTTTTCCACGTTTAAATAGGTTTAGTAAGCAGTAGCATGGTGATTGTTTGAAATTGGAGGTTTACAGTTGTTTGTCATGGTCCGAGAGATCATTGTTTTGTAGAATGGAGTTATTTGATCAAAATGGGTGGATGGCTGGAATTCTTGATTGGGTTGTTTATGTAGTTGCGGGCCTATAGTGACTTTTGTTTTTCTATGAGGAAGTATGGGTTGATTGGATTTGAGTGTGTATACCCTTATAATTGTTTGGGTTGTTTATGTAGTTGCTGGCCTATAATGAGTTTTCTTTTCCTATGAAGAAGTATGGGTTGATTGGATTTGAGCGTGTATGCCCTTATAATTGTTTTCCAAGGCAATGTTTCTGAGGGTTTAGACAAGGGTGGGATGGGAGCATGTTGGTTGTTGTGGCATTAGCCGCTTGATGAAGAAATTTTGATGACCCTTTGGATGTGTCTATGGAATGAAATTAGGGGTGTGCGATGGTAAACATTCTGGCCTATGCACTAGGCGGGGTGTGGAATATGATGGCTAATGCTTTTACCAATTGACTGAGATGGAATGGAGCCTGGCACCATTCTTCATGTGGCCTTGACATGGGTACCAGTAGCAACATTTTAGCCTGCGAAGGTGCCATACATTGGGCTTATATCTCTCTCAAGTCATCGAGAGATTGGTCCAAGTGGACATTTGTTGGGTTGGGGTTGCAATGCAGTGGCATGGCGCAGGGTGATGCCTGAGAAATCAAAGGGACAGTTAGCAGACAGCTGCAGTTGCAAAAGTGGCAAGATAGACTTGGACAACCTCCACTAGGGATAGGTGCAACATGATCCATACATTTCTTGCTTTTTTCTAAAGCAAAACTAATACAATCAACTATTAGTTTTGGTACAACTCTTTTGCAAAAGCAACAGTTTGAGGATGGCCATTTCTGAAGGCTGATCATATAGATTCTGGTGAGAATTACAGATGCGTGGAAACAGCCTGGTAGTTGTCGGTGTAGCCTATGAATAGGTGACAACAAGCCATGGCAAAAGCAGAGAAGCCTTCATCCAGATTTTGTGTTGCTTTTGTATCTAGGTATTGAATTAGAAGATTGAGGATGTTTAGTTGTActgtgtgtgcgtgtgtgtgttGTGCAGGGGCAGATCCACCTTGTGCCCAGCTGGGGCAAATCCCCCCCTGAAATTTGGGAAAAAAGTATGTAAGAGGAGGGACTTGATCCTTTCACCTAAGATTTTGAGTTGTAATGGACAACTTTCATTAGGGTATACAAACATTTGGATGTTATTTTGCCCCCtgaaacaaatttcatatcatGCTCCCTCTAAGTTTCTTTTCTAGCTCTGCCACTGGTGTTGTGAATACAGATGGTTAGCTTGCTGACTTCTTGGGAAggttaatcaattaaataagaaaacatagGGAAGTCGTATCATTTTGTAACAGAGCATGCTTAGACCTTCAAGGATCTCTAGTGAGAACACTTTAGACTCACCGAAGTTTACAAGCAGGAGTGTTCTGTCTCCACAGGTGTCACCGAAGTTTACAAATGCCTATGAATTCCAgaacttaaaagaaaataaagaaaggaatAAGCTTTGTTCCACTTGATTGCATTTGGTTGGCTTATCCAACTTATTGACTAAAATTGTTTTGTTCCAACAGCTGGGACTCTATTCGAGTAACATTCTGTACATTCAAAATTCTATAGACTTCCATCTTAAAAATGGTTATTGGCATATTAAATGCTGATGGTTTATTTGTACCGGATCTATAATGAtatcatcattttctttctttgaaagtGGAAGGATATATTTGAAGTCAATACTATTCAAAGATAAGTTACTTGGTTAAAATGGATGAGGAATTATGAAAATGCTGTATACATGTTAAATTTTACAATGTAGTTCTTTGGGAGTATGATGTTTCATTTACCATTCAATTTTGCCAACCATCCTCTTTATTGCTTCATTGTTATGCCTAACCAACTGCCTTTGAGCAGATAGAGCTTCCTCACTGGACTGATATTGTGAAGACTGCTACGTTCAAGGAGCTTGCTCCATATGATCCTGATTGGTACTATGTAAGAGCTGGTATGTTTCATCTCTCTTTCTCCCTCCTCTGCATGTGTATGCTGACATGTGGGCCTGCAAATGTTTCCTTCTGACCTATTCCTCTCAATATGATTCCAGCTTCAATGGcaaggaaaatttatttgaggcAGGGTCTAGGAGTTGGTGGCTTCCGAAGAATTTATGGTGGGAGCAAGAGGAATGGAAGTCGCCCACCCCACTTCTGTAAGAGCAGTGGTTCCATTGCTCGCCACATACTCCAACAGTTGGAGAAGATGAACATTATTGAAAATGACCCCAGGGGTGGAAGGTGAGTttcctttatttgtttgtttattttttctgaaTTTCCCATTCCTCCTGTGAAATGTAAgtgggattttttttcccctcttcaTTATAATCTTGCCTTTTTGCTGACAGTAATGTGACTATTAAATTGCCATATAAACAGCTAATTTCTCCGGTCTCTCCCTTCCAGAAGAAAGGTTCAAAACTTCAGTTTGAAAGAATTGCTTAGTCATTAGATGGGTCAGCTGGCCACCAATATGGTTTAGTTACTTTACTGGACCATTTAAGATCTAAACTGGTCAAACCGTGTAATCCACACTTGACTGAATTTTGAGTGGACAGGTGTGACCCCAATGGTAAAATCAACTTGGTTTGGTTTGCTCTAGTGTTGTATGACTATGACATTCCTAACCACTGGCCCACTTATTAAACATTGTCAGTAACCCCAAGAGTATTAAGAGGGAAGGTGTGTGTCTTTAGTGATCCACCTTCATGGGTTCCTGCTGGGTTGATCGTTCATGGCTAGCTCTGTAAGTCATTAAGTAGCTGTAACTATCAAGTGATCCACCCCCCTAGGCTCCTCCGCGTTTTGCTTGTTCATGGCTCAGCCTGGAAGTGAGATGAAGTAGTGCCATGAGGATTAATTTCACCGAAACATGATTTGAACCATCCGGTTTTGAAGTAATCTCGtaattgtttattatttcttcgTGTTGACCATCTCTTTTTGGTGCACCAGTGGAAGGAGAATCACATCCAGTGGCCAGCGGGATCTCGACCAAGTTGCTGGACGGATTGTAGTTGCTCTTTAAGCCAATGTTGGCTTTCATACGGCACAGTGCCACAATTTTGTGTTGCTGTAGGTTTCCCAATTTGGTTGAACTGATCTAGCCTGAGCTAAGATTTTTGTTTGGTGTTTTTCCTCTTCTGGACATGAGGTTTTGTTCTAGGGCTTGGAATTTGATATTTGCAGTGTTGAATTTCACATGAACCATCTTACAATCGAgcagtaaaaattattttcagttattttcaagaacaatatTTGATTCAACTGCTTGAATATGAAAATTGGTTTTCCCATCCTATTTTTACAAATAGCTTGTTATTTATGCCTTATTATTCGAGTTGTTTCACTCTTGAGATATTCTTATAACCAATAATCAATCTCATATAAGCTGGAATGTGAAGAGTGTGACCAAAGCTAAAAGATTGTAATTAGGAGCATGAAAAGTATTATTGgatatgaaattttatattaaaatctaATGATTGatactaaggttatgtttagagaatttttttgttcctgatagagaaagaaaacaatatatatagtcatttgataattattttgaaaatatagatgattgaaaataaaagttatttttagaaaatatttgaaaacataaaaatattctaaattttcaaataaaattttattttagaaacagTATTTTGATTTATATCTATTCTCCATAAAAGCATTTTTGATAGAGAAGTTATTAATTGAAGCAATTTattcttcataaaaatatttattttgataaagcTGCTATCAAACGCCATGAACAACAAAAACCGATTCATAAGAATTACTCTCcaataaatcctaaaaatagGATTGTTGTCATTTAAAATTTCTGGACTTCAATTTATGAATTTCAGAAACTTAGAATGCTTTCTTACGTAGTGCAGAGTAGCATTCAATtgaatttaatcttcaaaaaaaaaaaaaaaatgcatttaagaATTACAGGAGAAGTTCATAACATGACAGCCATTAAGTAGCCATAAGTGGAATCAGCAGAATAAATTAATACTCCCTCCAGGTTCCTCAGGCCAACATTCAATATTGGGGccaattcaatttaaaatattatttttatttatttcctatatTTAAGGCAGAAGTTAAACAATATCTCACAAATAAAGTtgttatatattgaaaatgaaggaagaaaggggaattaaaataaataaggctACACTACAAGTAAGTGAGAAGGTTAAGAGGAGGCTTTCAAAGCAAAATTTGGAGTTCTCGTATGAGTCAAATGTATTATCatttgatttataataataataatgataattgaaTTCAACTTTTAGTGTATGTCACGTTTGCtccaattttataaagattCATCACCACCCCACTCCTGCATATTATAAAGTGGTTAGTTGTTTTGGCACCTTTCTTTGGAATAGGGTCTGTAAGTTGTAAGTTGTAACCAACTT is a genomic window of Vitis riparia cultivar Riparia Gloire de Montpellier isolate 1030 chromosome 1, EGFV_Vit.rip_1.0, whole genome shotgun sequence containing:
- the LOC117915675 gene encoding 40S ribosomal protein S19-1-like encodes the protein METAKAARTVKDVSPHEFVKAYSSHLKRSGKIELPHWTDIVKTATFKELAPYDPDWYYVRAASMARKIYLRQGLGVGGFRRIYGGSKRNGSRPPHFCKSSGSIARHILQQLEKMNIIENDPRGGRRITSSGQRDLDQVAGRIVVAL
- the LOC117928334 gene encoding putative SNAP25 homologous protein SNAP30 translates to MMFGFMKSPMNKVFKHNAVDPGPGPSNPFDSDTENDSKQIHRDSKRAASEPTLPGLNFNIEDQYKNDFRDSGGLENQSVQELENYAAYKAKETTKTVNNCLKIAEDIREDATNTLATLHQQGEQITRTHMMAADMDKDLSKGEKLLGNLGGMFSRTWKPKKSKDITGPLITSEDSKGGPASLEQRQKLGLAPAPKGRTTSRAPGPEPTAAMQQVEGEMLKQDDALSDLSNILGDLKNMAADMGSELDRQNKALDHLSDDVDELNARVKGANQRARRLLAK
- the LOC117928246 gene encoding pentatricopeptide repeat-containing protein At1g08070, chloroplastic, which codes for MKLDLGYSILTFIIKMALASCSPSLVMPPPTLHFQPTSDPPYKLLQNHPSLTLLSTCKSFQNLKQIHSQIIKTGLHNTQFALSKLIEFCAISPFGNLSYALLLFESIEQPNQFIWNTMIRGNSLSSSPVGAIDFYVRMLLCGVEPNSYTFPFLLKSCAKVGATQEGKQIHGHVLKLGLESDPFVHTSLINMYAQNGELGYAELVFSKSSLRDAVSFTALITGYTLRGCLDDARRLFEEIPVRDAVSWNAMIAGYAQSGRFEEALAFFQEMKRANVAPNESTMVTVLSACAQSGSLELGNWVRSWIEDHGLGSNLRLVNALIDMYSKCGDLDKARDLFEGICEKDIISWNVMIGGYSHMNSYKEALALFRKMQQSNVEPNDVTFVNILPACAYLGALDLGKWIHAYIDKKFVGLTNTSLWTSLIDMYAKCGNIEAAKQVFAGMKPKSLGSWNAMISGLAMHGHANMALELFRQMRDEGFEPDDITFVGVLSACSHAGLVELGRQCFSSMVEDYDISPKLQHYGCMIDLLGRAGLFDEAEALMKNMEMKPDGAIWGSLLGACRVHGNVELGEFAAKHLFELEPENPGAYVLLSNIYATAGRWDDVARIRTKLNDKGMKKVPGCSSIEVDSVVHEFLVGDKVHEQSQDIYKMLDEIDQLLEKAGHVPDTSEVLYDMDEEWKEGSLSHHSEKLAIAFGLISTKPETTIRIVKNLRVCGNCHSAIKLISKIFNREIIARDRNRFHHFKDGSCSCMDYW